The following are from one region of the Streptomyces fradiae genome:
- a CDS encoding alpha/beta hydrolase, translating into MKPRLVFVHGIGGPRDAAAELDEWLRAVAAGARAAGHSAQVSGLTGGWAADARFAYYGDLFRTAGAQGGGAPAPSSVKAAGPADSPDDELLAALLLEAVDERLAEPTALAPAETAALRAARTRLAPPAGAQGAGAPARRVVNAVTSLLAVPGLRALGGWLSARTTAGMLGQVARYLNRAESDGTTTLDQRIRARVADCLDPHGPNVVVAHSLGTVVALETLHEQAATAGAPGAEHPVDVPLFLTLGSPLGIRTAVGPRVRPHLGTPDNVGRWLNFWDRDDLVAARPRLEDFVKPNAAAVAPTSHRVDSDGAWVHPAAKYLAQPAVAGPLVEALTTLAER; encoded by the coding sequence ATGAAGCCTCGCCTGGTCTTCGTCCACGGCATCGGCGGGCCCCGCGACGCCGCCGCCGAGCTGGACGAATGGCTGCGCGCGGTCGCCGCGGGCGCCCGTGCCGCCGGCCACTCCGCGCAGGTCTCGGGCCTCACCGGCGGCTGGGCGGCGGACGCCCGCTTCGCGTACTACGGCGACCTGTTCCGTACCGCCGGAGCACAGGGCGGCGGTGCCCCGGCACCCTCCTCCGTAAAGGCGGCCGGCCCGGCGGACTCCCCGGACGACGAGCTGCTCGCCGCCCTGCTTCTCGAAGCCGTCGACGAACGCCTCGCCGAACCGACCGCGCTCGCCCCCGCCGAGACCGCCGCGCTGCGCGCCGCCCGCACCCGGCTCGCCCCGCCCGCCGGAGCCCAGGGCGCCGGCGCGCCCGCCCGGCGCGTCGTCAACGCCGTCACCAGCCTGCTCGCCGTCCCCGGGCTGCGCGCCCTCGGCGGCTGGCTCAGCGCTCGCACCACCGCGGGCATGCTCGGCCAGGTCGCCCGCTACCTCAACCGCGCCGAGTCCGACGGCACCACCACCCTCGACCAGCGGATCCGCGCCCGCGTCGCCGACTGCCTCGACCCGCACGGCCCCAACGTCGTCGTCGCCCACTCCCTCGGCACCGTCGTCGCCCTGGAGACCCTGCACGAACAGGCCGCCACCGCGGGTGCCCCGGGCGCCGAACACCCCGTGGACGTACCGCTGTTCCTCACCCTCGGCTCGCCCCTCGGTATCCGCACCGCCGTCGGCCCGCGGGTCCGCCCGCACCTCGGCACCCCCGACAACGTCGGCCGCTGGCTCAACTTCTGGGACCGCGACGACCTCGTCGCCGCCCGCCCCCGCCTGGAGGACTTCGTCAAGCCGAACGCCGCCGCCGTCGCCCCCACCAGCCACCGGGTCGACTCCGACGGCGCCTGGGTGCACCCCGCCGCCAAGTACCTGGCACAGCCCGCCGTCGCCGGCCCCCTCGTCGAAGCGCTCACGACGCTCGCGGAGCGATGA
- a CDS encoding winged helix DNA-binding domain-containing protein, translated as MKITARELNRSTLHRQLLLERAPLDVAEGVRRVVALQAQLPGSPYVALWNRIVGFDPAELDAAFAERAVVKATLMRITLHAVHAEDYPVFREALQPTLYAAKLGSRTGLPPAEVRALVPGLVEFASVPRGSAEMKAWVEERVGAAARDGAWWGLKGYAPLHHHPTGGPWSFSDRPSYVAAGSGPLPEGPEGAPEALRRLVVRCLEGFGPASVADVAQFGMVKRAPVRWALGELDGAVERLEGPAGEELFDLVGAVRPDGATPAPARLLGMWDSVLLAYADRSRLVPPELRRTVIRVNGDVLPTLLVDGRVAGVWRPAEGGIEATAFEELPARAWEELAEEARSLCALLAGRDPELYGRRYGHWWAKLPAGRVRLLPG; from the coding sequence GTGAAGATCACCGCGCGGGAACTCAACCGGTCCACCCTGCACCGTCAACTGCTCCTGGAGCGCGCCCCGCTGGATGTCGCCGAAGGGGTGCGGCGGGTGGTGGCGCTGCAGGCGCAGCTGCCGGGGTCGCCGTATGTGGCCTTGTGGAACCGGATCGTGGGGTTCGATCCGGCGGAGCTCGACGCGGCGTTCGCGGAGCGGGCGGTGGTGAAGGCGACCCTGATGCGGATCACGCTGCACGCGGTGCACGCCGAGGACTATCCGGTCTTCCGGGAGGCGCTGCAGCCGACGCTGTACGCCGCCAAGCTGGGCAGCCGGACGGGGCTGCCGCCGGCGGAGGTGCGGGCGCTGGTGCCGGGGCTTGTCGAGTTCGCGAGCGTGCCGCGGGGCAGCGCGGAGATGAAGGCCTGGGTGGAGGAGCGGGTGGGGGCCGCGGCGCGGGACGGGGCGTGGTGGGGGCTGAAGGGGTACGCGCCGCTGCATCACCATCCGACCGGCGGCCCTTGGTCGTTCAGCGACCGGCCGTCGTACGTGGCGGCAGGGAGCGGTCCGCTGCCGGAGGGTCCGGAGGGGGCGCCGGAGGCGCTGCGCCGGCTGGTCGTGCGCTGTCTGGAGGGCTTCGGTCCGGCGTCGGTGGCGGACGTGGCGCAGTTCGGCATGGTCAAGCGGGCGCCGGTGCGGTGGGCGCTCGGCGAGCTGGACGGTGCGGTGGAGCGGCTCGAAGGTCCCGCCGGGGAGGAGTTGTTCGACCTGGTGGGGGCGGTGCGGCCGGACGGGGCGACGCCCGCGCCGGCGCGGCTGCTCGGGATGTGGGACAGCGTACTCCTGGCGTACGCGGACCGAAGCCGGCTGGTGCCGCCGGAGCTGCGGCGGACGGTGATCCGGGTGAACGGCGACGTACTGCCGACGCTGCTGGTCGACGGGCGGGTGGCAGGGGTGTGGCGGCCGGCCGAGGGCGGGATCGAGGCGACGGCCTTCGAGGAGCTGCCCGCGCGGGCGTGGGAGGAGCTGGCCGAGGAGGCGCGCTCGCTGTGCGCGCTGCTCGCCGGGCGCGATCCGGAGCTGTACGGGCGGCGGTACGGCCACTGGTGGGCGAAGCTGCCGGCCGGGCGGGTGCGGCTGCTCCCGGGGTAG
- a CDS encoding glycosyltransferase, producing the protein MTKVLVAATPVSGHHGPLLRIASHLAAAGHEVVFLGGARFAEEVRAAGPEFRALPEEADYDDRDFSARFPERAHVPAGPAQTMWDVMHVFGDPTPHQHRALREILADFPATAVLYDNLFFGGVALSLADAPDRRPTTYSVGISPLGVESRDTAPHVLGLLPPVDDAQRAEYAAIAARMAEQRAPLLTHLRACFDAAGAPLPEGPLGRTLTDSADVFLQLTVPGFEYPRGDQPAGVRFVGAIPIPAADGQRRPAWWPELERARAAGRRIVVTTQGTLANTELNRLVVPTVRALADRPDVLVVAATGRPDAAEQCAAALAPAPVPGNAIVAGFVPFAELLPLADLLVTNGGYGGTQAALAHGVPLVVAGDTEDKPEVAARVEWTGTGVNLRTADPSDPVLREAVDTVLDTPTYRERATALAKEYAAHDALALIDELVSAPDRS; encoded by the coding sequence ATGACCAAGGTTCTCGTCGCCGCCACGCCCGTCTCCGGGCACCACGGCCCGCTGCTCCGCATCGCGAGCCACCTCGCCGCCGCCGGACACGAGGTCGTCTTCCTCGGCGGCGCCCGCTTCGCCGAGGAAGTACGGGCCGCCGGACCGGAGTTCCGCGCCCTGCCGGAGGAAGCCGACTACGACGACCGGGACTTCTCCGCCCGGTTCCCCGAGCGGGCCCACGTGCCCGCCGGACCGGCGCAGACCATGTGGGACGTCATGCACGTCTTCGGCGACCCGACACCCCATCAGCACCGCGCCCTGCGGGAGATCCTGGCCGACTTCCCGGCCACCGCCGTCCTCTACGACAACCTCTTCTTCGGCGGCGTCGCGCTCTCCCTGGCAGACGCGCCGGACCGCCGCCCCACCACGTACAGCGTCGGCATCTCCCCGCTCGGCGTGGAGAGCCGGGACACCGCGCCCCATGTGCTCGGACTGCTGCCGCCCGTCGACGACGCCCAGCGGGCCGAGTACGCGGCGATCGCCGCCCGCATGGCCGAGCAGCGCGCCCCGCTCCTCACCCATCTGCGGGCCTGCTTCGACGCGGCCGGGGCGCCGCTGCCCGAGGGGCCGCTCGGGCGGACGCTGACCGACTCGGCCGACGTCTTCCTGCAGCTGACCGTGCCCGGCTTCGAGTATCCGCGCGGCGACCAGCCCGCCGGCGTCCGCTTCGTCGGCGCGATCCCGATCCCCGCCGCCGACGGGCAGCGCCGGCCCGCCTGGTGGCCCGAGCTCGAACGGGCCCGCGCGGCGGGCAGGCGGATCGTCGTCACCACCCAGGGCACCCTCGCCAACACCGAGTTGAACCGGCTCGTCGTCCCCACCGTGCGCGCCCTCGCCGACCGCCCGGACGTCCTCGTCGTGGCCGCCACCGGCCGCCCCGACGCCGCCGAGCAGTGCGCCGCCGCCCTCGCGCCCGCACCCGTGCCCGGCAACGCGATCGTCGCCGGCTTCGTCCCCTTCGCCGAACTCCTCCCGCTCGCCGACCTGTTGGTCACCAACGGCGGCTACGGCGGCACCCAGGCCGCCCTCGCCCACGGCGTCCCGCTCGTCGTCGCCGGCGACACCGAGGACAAGCCGGAGGTCGCCGCCCGCGTCGAATGGACCGGCACCGGCGTCAACCTGCGCACCGCCGACCCCTCCGACCCCGTCCTGCGCGAGGCCGTCGACACCGTCCTCGACACGCCGACCTACCGGGAGCGGGCCACCGCCCTCGCCAAGGAGTACGCGGCCCACGACGCCCTCGCCCTCATCGACGAGCTGGTCAGCGCCCCCGACCGGAGCTGA